A genomic region of Synechococcus sp. NOUM97013 contains the following coding sequences:
- a CDS encoding SLC13 family permease: MVELSAALQNGDALVTLGVLLLAVVLFISGAMAPELVGLLSVSLLMIGGVLTPLQALSGFGSPALITLMGLFAVSAALFRSGALDRLRELIASERIRSSRRMVGLLTLVVAPISGVVPNTPIVASLLPVLETWCHKRGIAPSRVLLPLSFATLLGGTLTLLGSSVNLLASDVSQQLGYGALDLFSFTAIGVPVWLAGATYMLLAPRALLPDRRSPDDQLSTSQAMIGYFTEVTIPSTSTLVGQTLRHSRLQRRFDVDVLELQRGGERILPPLADRGIEAGDRLLLRVTRADLLRLQHEHTVQLASANRPAASSPSMGAMDSSLFNAGDEGQKTVEVLLPAGSTLAGASLRELRFRQRHNATVLALRRGQQTVQERLGQAILREGDVLLLQAPLDAIRGLQASNDLLVLDQLENDLPTIRRKPQAITITALMLLVPTVTNIPLVASVLFSVVLLVLVGCLRTGEVQRSIRLDVILLLGSLSSFSVALQTSGLANALATDMERLLLNWPAYWALLVIFLATNLITSVMSNAASVALLVPVATQLAPSLNLPPQALLLTVLFGASQSFLTPMGYQTNLMVFGPGRYRFFDVARYGAGLTVLMTLLVPGLILMQAGGL; this comes from the coding sequence ATGGTTGAGCTCAGTGCTGCTCTGCAGAACGGAGATGCGTTGGTCACCCTGGGGGTGCTGCTGCTGGCAGTGGTGCTGTTCATTAGCGGTGCCATGGCACCTGAGCTGGTGGGGCTTCTGAGTGTCTCCCTGCTGATGATCGGCGGGGTGCTGACTCCCCTGCAAGCCCTGAGCGGCTTCGGAAGTCCAGCCCTGATCACGCTGATGGGCCTGTTTGCCGTTTCAGCGGCTCTGTTCCGCAGCGGCGCCCTAGATCGCCTCCGGGAACTGATCGCATCGGAGCGGATCCGCAGCTCCCGCCGGATGGTCGGCCTGCTCACGCTTGTGGTGGCACCGATCTCCGGTGTGGTGCCGAACACCCCGATCGTGGCCAGCCTGTTGCCCGTGCTGGAGACCTGGTGTCACAAGCGAGGGATTGCTCCATCCCGGGTTTTGCTCCCCCTCTCTTTCGCCACGCTGCTGGGAGGAACTCTCACACTGCTGGGCAGTTCCGTGAACTTGCTAGCCAGTGATGTCAGCCAACAGCTGGGCTACGGAGCCCTGGACCTGTTCAGCTTCACCGCCATCGGCGTCCCGGTCTGGCTGGCTGGCGCCACCTACATGCTGTTGGCGCCCCGGGCGCTGCTGCCCGATCGCAGAAGCCCTGACGATCAGCTGAGCACCAGCCAGGCGATGATCGGATACTTCACGGAAGTCACGATTCCATCCACGTCAACCCTGGTGGGGCAGACCCTCAGGCACAGCCGCCTTCAGCGACGTTTCGATGTTGATGTGCTGGAACTGCAGCGGGGAGGAGAACGCATCCTTCCTCCTCTTGCGGATCGCGGCATTGAGGCGGGAGATCGCCTGCTGCTCAGGGTCACCCGTGCAGATCTGCTGAGACTGCAGCACGAGCACACTGTTCAGCTTGCGTCCGCGAACCGCCCAGCTGCGTCAAGCCCCTCCATGGGCGCTATGGACTCGTCTCTCTTCAATGCGGGAGACGAGGGCCAGAAGACGGTGGAGGTGCTGCTTCCTGCCGGTTCAACGCTGGCTGGAGCGAGCTTGCGCGAACTGCGGTTCCGTCAGCGGCACAACGCCACGGTTCTGGCCCTGCGCCGCGGCCAGCAGACGGTGCAGGAGCGCCTCGGCCAGGCAATTCTGCGAGAAGGAGACGTCTTGCTACTGCAGGCTCCGCTGGATGCCATCCGCGGCCTTCAGGCCAGCAATGACCTGCTTGTTCTTGATCAGCTTGAGAACGACCTACCGACGATCCGGCGGAAACCCCAAGCAATCACCATCACGGCGCTGATGCTCTTGGTTCCCACGGTCACCAACATTCCCTTGGTGGCATCAGTGCTGTTCTCCGTGGTGCTGCTGGTGCTGGTGGGCTGCTTACGCACGGGAGAAGTGCAGCGATCGATCCGCCTTGACGTGATTCTGCTGCTGGGTTCCCTCTCCAGCTTCAGTGTGGCGCTGCAGACCAGCGGGCTCGCCAACGCTTTGGCGACCGACATGGAGCGATTGCTGCTGAACTGGCCGGCTTACTGGGCCTTGCTGGTGATCTTCCTGGCCACCAACCTGATCACCAGCGTGATGAGCAATGCCGCCTCGGTAGCGCTGTTGGTGCCTGTGGCCACTCAGCTCGCACCCTCCTTGAACCTGCCTCCCCAGGCTCTACTGCTCACGGTTCTGTTCGGTGCTAGCCAATCCTTTCTGACCCCGATGGGTTACCAAACCAACCTGATGGTGTTCGGTCCAGGCAGGTATCGCTTCTTTGATGTGGCGCGCTACGGAGCTGGTCTCACCGTGTTGATGACCCTACTCGTTCCGGGGCTGATCCTCATGCAGGCAGGAGGCCTCTGA
- a CDS encoding TrkA family potassium uptake protein, translated as MREWWHWSPPAGDDVRSFGVVGVGRFGSAVCRQLMQNGAEVLAVDRSSKAIEELRQLEPSIEARVLDCTEEESLREAGILDMDTVVVAISEPIEASITATLIAKDSAGTRVRRVIARATSDLHEKMLKRVGADRVVFPSRMQGERLGLELVRPNLIERLELDDHNSIEEIKVPERFMGQSLRDLNLRKNYRVNVLAAGPAGELMVNPPASYVLMDGHVLVVMGLTDDLQNLPRV; from the coding sequence ATGAGGGAGTGGTGGCACTGGTCACCGCCAGCTGGCGACGATGTCCGCAGCTTCGGCGTCGTCGGCGTTGGACGCTTTGGCAGTGCGGTCTGCCGTCAGCTGATGCAGAACGGTGCTGAGGTGCTGGCCGTGGACCGCTCCTCCAAGGCGATCGAGGAGCTGCGGCAGCTGGAACCATCCATTGAGGCCAGAGTGCTGGACTGCACCGAGGAGGAGTCGCTGCGGGAAGCTGGCATCCTCGACATGGATACGGTGGTGGTTGCGATCAGTGAACCGATCGAAGCGAGCATCACAGCCACACTGATCGCCAAGGACAGTGCAGGCACGCGGGTGCGACGGGTGATCGCAAGGGCGACCAGCGACCTGCACGAAAAAATGCTGAAGCGTGTCGGTGCTGACCGCGTGGTTTTCCCCTCCCGCATGCAGGGAGAGCGCCTGGGTCTGGAGCTGGTCCGCCCCAACTTGATCGAACGACTCGAGCTGGATGACCACAATTCCATTGAAGAGATCAAGGTGCCGGAACGCTTCATGGGCCAGTCACTGCGCGATCTGAACCTGCGCAAGAACTATCGGGTGAATGTGCTGGCCGCCGGGCCCGCTGGGGAACTGATGGTCAACCCCCCGGCGTCCTACGTGCTCATGGATGGGCATGTGCTGGTGGTGATGGGGCTGACGGACGACCTCCAGAACCTGCCAAGAGTCTGA
- a CDS encoding phosphoadenylyl-sulfate reductase yields MISTAGGVDSGAADADLSALRAQLEPLEPQQCLQWALDRYGAGFAMTTSFGIQSSVLLHMLSRLPGGDAVPVIWVDTGYLPPETYRYAQTLCERLGTRLVVAQSSVSPARMEALHGRLWESGLEEDMDLYLRLRKVEPLEKALDQGAVRCWASGVRRGQTDLRKKMTVLDPIRDRLSLRPLLGWTNRDVFYYMQKHELPQHPLFDQGYSTVGDWHSSAPDGLEVEGRSTRFGGQRQECGIHVPGVMGDGI; encoded by the coding sequence ATGATCAGCACCGCGGGCGGTGTCGACTCAGGAGCGGCAGATGCCGACCTAAGCGCGTTGCGGGCGCAGTTGGAGCCTCTTGAGCCACAGCAATGTCTGCAGTGGGCGCTGGATCGCTACGGCGCCGGCTTTGCGATGACCACCAGTTTTGGGATCCAGTCCTCCGTGCTGCTGCACATGCTCAGCCGTTTGCCAGGCGGCGATGCGGTTCCGGTGATCTGGGTGGATACCGGTTATTTGCCCCCCGAGACCTATCGCTATGCCCAGACCCTGTGTGAACGGCTGGGAACGCGCCTTGTCGTGGCGCAGTCCAGCGTGTCACCGGCCCGAATGGAAGCGCTGCATGGTCGCCTCTGGGAATCAGGCCTGGAGGAGGACATGGACCTTTATCTGCGGCTGCGCAAGGTTGAGCCTCTGGAAAAAGCTTTGGATCAGGGCGCGGTGCGCTGCTGGGCCAGTGGTGTCCGTCGCGGCCAAACCGACCTGCGCAAAAAGATGACTGTGTTGGATCCCATCCGAGACCGCCTGTCGTTGCGCCCCCTTCTTGGTTGGACCAATCGGGATGTCTTCTATTACATGCAGAAGCATGAGCTTCCGCAGCATCCTCTGTTCGATCAGGGGTATTCCACTGTTGGGGATTGGCATTCCAGTGCTCCCGATGGCTTGGAAGTGGAAGGGCGCAGCACTCGTTTCGGCGGACAGAGGCAGGAGTGCGGAATCCACGTGCCCGGGGTGATGGGTGATGGCATCTGA
- a CDS encoding TrkH family potassium uptake protein, whose product MPLPQAIHRTQAWYRRLTVPQFTVVTGLLVISLGTLLLASPLCSSQNVGLWEALFTATSAVTVTGLTVIDVGRDLTTCGQAVLALMILVGGLGLMAITTFLQGFVVRGASLRRRLDRGQTLDEFGVGGVGGTFRSIALTAAALIIVGAAVLYNFGFSDIPAGGERLWASVFHSISAYNNAGFGLWSDSLVSYRTNRVVNAVIMILIVLGGLGWRVTSDLWSNRQRLKRKNLSLHTRLVLRTSILLVLTGTLGLLLTESLSKGHVMTTMGWGERMMSALFESVSARTAGFTTLPLSVESVSDSGLLLLMTLMFIGASPGGTGGGIKTTTVAALMAATRSTLRGQDNVVIRHRQISDKVVLRALSITMASLMFVLVMAMLLALSTNQNIEEPLTFLELLFTCISAFATVGLDLGVTEQLGRFGQLILVVGMFVGRLGILLLLSAIWESFDRNQLQRQNRIGYPREDLYV is encoded by the coding sequence ATGCCTCTTCCCCAGGCCATTCATCGCACCCAGGCGTGGTATCGACGGCTGACAGTGCCCCAGTTCACTGTGGTGACCGGGCTACTCGTGATCAGCCTCGGCACCTTGCTGCTGGCCAGCCCCCTCTGTTCCAGCCAGAACGTGGGTCTGTGGGAAGCACTCTTCACCGCCACATCAGCCGTCACGGTGACCGGTCTGACCGTGATCGATGTGGGCAGAGATCTGACCACCTGCGGCCAGGCCGTGCTGGCGCTGATGATCCTGGTGGGGGGGCTCGGCCTGATGGCCATCACGACCTTCCTTCAAGGCTTCGTGGTGCGCGGCGCCTCTCTCCGCCGACGACTGGACCGCGGTCAGACCCTCGACGAATTTGGTGTGGGCGGCGTGGGCGGCACCTTCCGGAGCATTGCGCTTACGGCAGCGGCGCTAATCATCGTCGGAGCTGCAGTCCTCTACAACTTCGGCTTTTCAGACATTCCCGCCGGCGGTGAACGGCTTTGGGCCTCCGTCTTTCACAGCATCTCGGCCTACAACAACGCAGGCTTCGGACTCTGGAGCGACAGCCTCGTCTCCTACCGAACCAACCGGGTGGTGAACGCCGTGATCATGATTCTGATCGTGCTGGGCGGCCTGGGCTGGCGAGTAACCAGTGATCTGTGGAGCAACCGTCAACGCCTGAAGCGCAAAAACCTCAGCCTGCACACCCGATTGGTACTGCGGACCTCAATCCTGCTGGTTCTGACCGGCACACTCGGCCTGCTGCTGACCGAATCGCTGTCCAAGGGGCACGTGATGACAACCATGGGCTGGGGTGAACGGATGATGAGCGCGCTGTTCGAGTCGGTGAGTGCACGCACAGCGGGGTTCACCACCCTTCCCTTGTCCGTCGAGAGCGTGTCGGATTCAGGTCTGCTTCTGCTGATGACGTTGATGTTCATCGGCGCCAGCCCAGGAGGTACTGGCGGAGGCATCAAGACCACAACAGTGGCGGCACTGATGGCTGCCACCCGCTCCACCCTGCGCGGTCAGGACAATGTGGTCATTCGTCATCGCCAGATCTCGGACAAGGTGGTGCTGCGGGCCCTGAGCATCACCATGGCGTCGCTGATGTTCGTACTGGTGATGGCAATGCTTCTCGCCCTCAGCACCAATCAGAACATTGAAGAACCACTGACCTTTCTGGAACTGCTGTTCACCTGCATCTCAGCCTTCGCGACTGTGGGCCTGGACTTAGGGGTGACCGAACAGCTAGGTCGCTTCGGCCAGCTGATTCTGGTGGTCGGCATGTTTGTGGGTCGACTGGGGATCCTGTTGCTGTTGAGTGCCATCTGGGAGAGCTTCGATCGCAACCAGTTGCAACGCCAGAATCGGATCGGTTATCCACGAGAAGATCTCTATGTCTGA
- a CDS encoding anhydro-N-acetylmuramic acid kinase, whose translation MRVLGLMSGTSADGVDAVLADFQGRPESPRWRLLSEASCAYPRELRAQLLAVAQGEPTEAGVLLALAEAITELQAQTAKACDPKQSAELVGCHGQTIWHRPPSQGAEGVPRRGSSWQMLQGPLLAAMLQRPVVHDFRAADLALGGQGAPLVPMADAALMGRIEGWRALLNLGGIANITLIPPSRGPEREQPVLGWDCGPANSLIDLAISQFSGGRDQFDRGGAWAAKGCAEDGMIERWLQETYFQATPPKSTGRELFGREDLTRRLLDLNHCSEEDQIATLTAFTAAVVAQDLHNLRTQGRSLPVEMVVAGGGSKNPALMHQLRIRCRGLRVRLSDELNLPSQSREALVFAMLAWWNACRHPGNAPAVTGADRACVLGLRADPP comes from the coding sequence ATGCGCGTGCTCGGGCTGATGAGCGGCACCAGTGCAGATGGTGTCGATGCGGTTCTGGCCGATTTCCAGGGTCGGCCGGAGTCACCGCGCTGGCGCCTGCTGAGCGAAGCCTCCTGCGCTTACCCGCGCGAGCTGCGCGCACAACTGCTGGCCGTGGCCCAAGGAGAGCCCACCGAGGCTGGCGTTCTTCTGGCGCTCGCCGAAGCGATCACGGAGCTGCAGGCGCAAACCGCCAAAGCCTGTGATCCCAAGCAGTCCGCTGAGCTCGTGGGCTGCCATGGCCAGACGATCTGGCATCGTCCCCCCAGCCAGGGAGCTGAAGGGGTGCCGCGCCGAGGTAGCAGCTGGCAGATGCTGCAGGGTCCGCTCCTAGCAGCCATGCTCCAACGCCCGGTGGTCCATGACTTCAGAGCGGCAGATCTGGCCCTCGGAGGCCAGGGGGCACCACTGGTTCCGATGGCCGACGCTGCGTTAATGGGCCGAATCGAGGGGTGGAGAGCGCTGCTGAATCTGGGAGGGATCGCCAACATCACCCTCATCCCACCCAGTCGAGGGCCAGAACGAGAGCAGCCTGTACTGGGGTGGGACTGCGGCCCTGCCAACAGCCTGATTGACCTGGCCATCAGCCAGTTCAGTGGGGGGCGCGATCAGTTCGATCGAGGAGGAGCCTGGGCCGCCAAAGGATGCGCCGAAGACGGGATGATCGAGCGCTGGCTCCAGGAAACGTATTTCCAGGCAACTCCACCCAAATCCACTGGACGAGAGCTATTCGGCAGGGAGGATCTGACCCGGCGGCTCCTTGACCTCAACCACTGTTCGGAGGAGGACCAGATCGCCACCCTGACCGCCTTCACAGCCGCAGTGGTCGCGCAGGATCTCCACAACCTCAGAACCCAGGGGCGATCGCTGCCTGTGGAGATGGTGGTGGCCGGCGGCGGCAGCAAGAACCCCGCATTGATGCATCAGCTAAGGATCCGCTGCCGCGGCCTCAGGGTGCGCCTCAGTGACGAGCTCAACCTTCCGAGCCAATCCAGGGAAGCCCTGGTGTTTGCAATGCTCGCCTGGTGGAACGCATGCCGTCATCCAGGCAATGCACCGGCTGTGACCGGGGCCGATCGAGCCTGCGTGCTGGGTTTGCGCGCAGATCCTCCCTAA
- the bcp gene encoding thioredoxin-dependent thiol peroxidase has product MTLQIGDPAPDFTLPDENDQPVALSSLKGQRVVIYFYPKDATPGCTKEACNFRDRWGDLQKHNIKVLGISKDNAASHTRFIAKQELPFTLLTDEEPCAVASSYESYGLKKFMGREYMGMMRHTFVVDAEGKLELIYRKVKADSMADQVLNDLGLS; this is encoded by the coding sequence ATGACACTGCAGATCGGCGATCCCGCCCCTGATTTCACGCTTCCGGATGAAAATGATCAGCCCGTGGCCCTGTCATCCCTGAAAGGACAGCGGGTGGTGATCTATTTCTATCCGAAGGATGCCACCCCTGGCTGCACCAAAGAGGCCTGCAACTTCCGTGATCGCTGGGGCGATCTGCAAAAGCACAACATCAAGGTGCTGGGCATCAGCAAGGACAATGCGGCATCTCACACCCGGTTCATCGCCAAACAGGAACTGCCCTTCACCCTGCTGACGGATGAAGAGCCGTGTGCCGTCGCCAGTTCCTACGAGAGCTATGGACTGAAGAAATTCATGGGTCGCGAATACATGGGCATGATGCGCCACACCTTTGTGGTGGATGCCGAAGGCAAGCTCGAACTGATTTATCGCAAGGTGAAAGCTGACTCGATGGCTGATCAAGTTCTCAACGATCTGGGCCTGAGCTGA
- a CDS encoding NAD(P)/FAD-dependent oxidoreductase yields MTTPASDQLAPIVVIGGGFAGLSTALAFRHVHPRPPVVLIEPRERFVFVPLLYELLSGELQGWEVAPTYASLLQGRGISHVQDHVKSIDLKARTLQTASAQTLNYSQLVIATGAQPADFGIQGVHEHALRFHTLSDLAPLRQCLQQVTLRPSGSSTLVIAGAGATGVELACKLFDMLDGAAAIQLVELGEQILPRSRAFNREQAQRALEKRGITVRLNTRVDAVSPTSVNLHGPEGAVTLAHDGLIWTAGSRPKIPDLSPAVTLQGGRLPVTSALRLESHPEVMVLGDIAIHASHDEASHWPLSAQAAIQQGQFAAKGLQAHLNGGDPEPFIFRDLGEMLSLGIGDASLTGLGITLAGPLAFKLRRLTYLTRLPGLSLGLKAAGAWLVSP; encoded by the coding sequence TTGACAACCCCTGCCAGCGATCAACTTGCGCCAATCGTGGTGATCGGTGGTGGTTTCGCCGGATTGTCGACGGCACTGGCCTTCCGTCATGTGCATCCGCGGCCACCGGTTGTCTTAATCGAACCCAGGGAACGTTTCGTTTTTGTTCCACTCCTCTATGAACTGCTGAGCGGCGAATTGCAGGGATGGGAGGTAGCGCCCACCTACGCATCCTTGTTGCAGGGCCGTGGCATCAGTCATGTGCAGGATCACGTCAAGTCCATCGATTTGAAGGCGCGAACGCTGCAAACAGCATCAGCGCAGACCCTGAACTACAGCCAGCTGGTAATCGCCACCGGCGCCCAGCCGGCAGATTTCGGCATCCAAGGCGTGCACGAGCACGCGCTGCGCTTCCACACCCTGTCGGATCTCGCTCCTCTACGGCAGTGCCTGCAGCAGGTGACGTTGAGGCCTTCCGGAAGCTCCACTTTGGTGATCGCAGGGGCAGGGGCCACCGGCGTCGAACTGGCCTGCAAGCTGTTCGACATGCTCGATGGTGCCGCGGCGATTCAGCTGGTGGAACTGGGTGAACAGATTCTTCCCAGGTCACGGGCCTTCAACCGAGAGCAGGCACAGCGGGCTCTGGAGAAAAGGGGCATCACGGTGCGCTTGAACACCCGTGTCGACGCCGTCTCTCCGACCTCCGTCAATCTGCACGGTCCAGAGGGGGCCGTCACGCTTGCTCATGACGGCTTGATCTGGACCGCTGGCAGTCGCCCCAAGATTCCGGATCTCTCTCCCGCCGTGACGCTGCAGGGTGGTCGCTTGCCAGTGACGTCGGCGCTGCGCCTCGAAAGCCATCCTGAGGTCATGGTCCTGGGCGACATCGCCATCCATGCATCACACGACGAGGCATCCCACTGGCCTCTCTCAGCACAGGCCGCCATCCAGCAGGGGCAATTCGCGGCCAAGGGCCTACAAGCGCACCTAAATGGAGGAGACCCAGAACCCTTCATCTTCCGGGATCTGGGAGAAATGCTCAGTCTGGGCATTGGCGATGCCTCACTCACCGGTCTTGGCATCACCCTTGCCGGACCCCTCGCCTTCAAGTTGCGCAGGCTCACCTATCTCACTCGTCTGCCTGGGTTGTCGCTCGGGCTGAAAGCCGCAGGAGCCTGGCTCGTCAGCCCTTGA
- the hflX gene encoding GTPase HflX produces MKQTHLAGRTRGLRPSQLKQLERLSHRRHPDESGADLLSLERLAELALELETTLHLLLDDRGVCRLLWVGPLGESDRLEHHLPGGSRRRSRRWRLISVMLGRRSPDLVPEGRDAVIALDVEPVDWLRYQALVAPGGTRLGARWCPDPATSGGWQCCDRGDLATLCQGTPELKPVASAREVVTAASTAGAERVLLLTLTGADPARNERELAELEGLTRSAGARAVAVCRQREGQINPQTLWGRGKLQEAALEIRKQGATLVITDRELTPVQARNLERLLDSPVTDRSELILDIFAQRASSAAGRLQVELAQLRYRLPRLTGRGLSLSRQGGGIGTRGPGETQLEKDRRAISRRIEHLGRELRQLGAHRARLRERRRELPRVALVGYTNAGKSSLLNALCERGQGGAVQAENILFATLDPTTRRLCLPRVGAAPRELLITDTVGFIRELPGPLTQAFMATLEETRDADQLLLVVDLGDPDWQGQLQAVHTILDDLGCQQPRQVLANQIDRCDADALEQIHALEPGTLYLSATQGTGLKGLRTWLEQTFWEPAGTPPHG; encoded by the coding sequence TTGAAGCAGACCCACCTGGCAGGACGCACGCGCGGTCTCCGTCCATCACAACTCAAACAACTGGAGCGCCTCAGCCATCGCCGTCACCCCGACGAAAGCGGTGCAGATCTGCTGTCACTGGAGCGGCTCGCCGAACTGGCACTGGAGCTAGAGACAACACTGCATCTGCTTCTGGACGATCGAGGTGTCTGCCGTCTGCTCTGGGTCGGCCCACTCGGCGAGTCGGATCGACTGGAACACCATCTCCCTGGTGGCTCCAGGCGGCGATCCAGACGCTGGAGACTGATCAGCGTGATGCTGGGCCGCCGTTCCCCGGATCTGGTTCCCGAAGGCCGGGATGCCGTGATTGCTCTGGATGTGGAGCCGGTTGACTGGTTGCGTTATCAGGCCTTGGTTGCGCCAGGCGGCACCCGTCTTGGTGCGCGATGGTGCCCTGATCCAGCCACATCCGGGGGATGGCAGTGCTGTGATCGGGGCGATTTAGCGACCCTCTGCCAGGGCACTCCAGAGCTCAAACCTGTCGCATCAGCACGCGAGGTGGTGACCGCCGCCTCCACGGCGGGAGCTGAACGGGTGCTGCTGCTGACTCTCACTGGAGCGGACCCCGCGCGCAACGAGCGCGAGCTGGCGGAACTTGAGGGGCTCACCCGCAGCGCTGGTGCCCGCGCCGTGGCCGTCTGTCGCCAGCGGGAAGGACAGATCAACCCTCAGACGCTCTGGGGACGCGGAAAACTGCAGGAAGCGGCGCTGGAAATCCGCAAGCAAGGCGCAACGCTGGTAATCACCGACAGGGAGCTCACCCCCGTTCAGGCTCGCAATCTGGAACGGCTGCTGGACAGCCCGGTGACCGATCGCAGCGAGCTGATTCTCGACATCTTTGCGCAGCGGGCCTCAAGCGCTGCAGGCCGGCTTCAGGTGGAACTGGCCCAGTTGCGCTATCGACTGCCGCGACTGACGGGGCGTGGGCTGAGCCTCTCCCGCCAGGGCGGAGGCATCGGCACCCGCGGACCGGGTGAGACGCAGCTCGAAAAAGACCGTCGAGCGATCAGCCGCCGGATTGAGCACCTGGGACGCGAGCTTCGCCAACTCGGAGCTCATCGCGCCCGGCTGCGGGAACGCCGCCGTGAACTACCCCGCGTGGCGCTGGTGGGGTACACCAATGCGGGGAAATCATCCCTGCTCAATGCGCTCTGTGAGCGAGGCCAGGGCGGAGCTGTGCAGGCCGAAAACATTCTTTTCGCGACCCTGGATCCCACCACGCGTCGACTCTGTCTGCCGAGGGTTGGCGCCGCGCCCCGGGAATTGCTGATCACCGACACCGTCGGCTTCATTCGAGAACTGCCTGGTCCCCTCACCCAGGCCTTCATGGCCACACTGGAAGAAACACGCGATGCCGACCAGCTTCTGCTGGTGGTTGACCTGGGAGATCCCGATTGGCAAGGACAGCTGCAAGCCGTCCACACGATTCTGGATGACCTCGGCTGCCAGCAACCGCGACAGGTCCTGGCCAACCAGATCGACCGCTGCGATGCCGACGCGCTCGAGCAGATCCATGCATTGGAGCCAGGGACGCTCTATCTCTCCGCCACGCAGGGAACAGGCTTGAAGGGTCTGCGAACATGGCTCGAACAGACGTTCTGGGAGCCGGCAGGCACGCCACCCCATGGTTGA
- a CDS encoding type III pantothenate kinase, translated as MEAQQHCLLIGNSRWHWAERTPANSSAAAGAQAWHFSHGLPTQTRLDDLPSLTGWAAVGPVPSHPLLQPTSQLGLAEIPLAEKPSWLGVDRALAGWGAWERAGNASSVMVVDAGTVLSLTRVSRTGCFAGGWLAAGVSLQLRAMAQGTVALQLPDHAISELLAGTDFPIETAQAMRRGVVESLVGLILQAQEKDPSSLWLCGGDAPLLMSVLASRGLAVTHAPDLVMQSMVALVSSGPDR; from the coding sequence ATGGAGGCTCAGCAGCATTGTCTGCTTATCGGCAACAGCCGTTGGCATTGGGCTGAACGCACGCCAGCCAATTCGAGTGCCGCTGCTGGTGCGCAAGCCTGGCACTTTTCTCATGGCCTTCCAACACAGACACGCCTGGATGATCTGCCTTCGCTGACCGGCTGGGCGGCTGTTGGCCCTGTTCCTTCCCATCCGCTGTTGCAACCCACGAGCCAACTTGGATTGGCAGAGATACCGCTGGCTGAGAAGCCCTCCTGGCTCGGTGTCGACCGTGCATTGGCGGGCTGGGGTGCATGGGAGCGTGCTGGCAACGCATCATCGGTGATGGTGGTGGATGCAGGCACCGTTCTCAGCCTCACCCGTGTGTCCAGGACAGGATGTTTTGCAGGAGGGTGGCTGGCCGCTGGTGTCAGTCTTCAGTTGCGGGCCATGGCGCAGGGAACGGTTGCACTTCAGCTCCCTGACCATGCAATTTCTGAGCTCTTGGCAGGGACGGATTTCCCTATCGAGACCGCTCAGGCGATGCGGCGCGGCGTTGTGGAAAGTCTTGTTGGCTTGATCTTGCAGGCCCAGGAGAAGGACCCGTCCTCACTGTGGTTGTGCGGTGGCGATGCTCCACTGCTGATGTCGGTCCTGGCATCCCGGGGCTTGGCTGTGACGCATGCCCCGGATCTCGTGATGCAGTCGATGGTCGCGTTGGTCAGCTCAGGCCCAGATCGTTGA